In the genome of Methanobrevibacter ruminantium, one region contains:
- a CDS encoding YczE/YyaS/YitT family protein — MDKKLIIRYILLILGVTIMSLGIALSLKSTLGTPPISCIPAVLAVAFPWTVGEFTIVFNALLVIFQMVLLRKITLSQIAQMLVCILFGYMIDFNLSFIDFINPTMYISQWILLIVSCLVLAFGLVIEVKSDITMLPGDGAVVAIGEVLNKDWGKVKPFFDVTVVSIGVILALVFIGHLEGVREGTIFSAITVGFIIQFYNKAFGYKLDNYLEK, encoded by the coding sequence ATGGATAAAAAATTAATCATCAGATACATTTTACTTATTCTCGGGGTGACTATAATGTCTTTAGGCATTGCATTATCCCTTAAGTCCACTTTAGGCACTCCTCCTATATCATGCATTCCTGCTGTTCTAGCTGTTGCTTTTCCTTGGACTGTAGGAGAATTCACCATAGTTTTCAATGCGTTGCTTGTCATATTCCAAATGGTTCTTTTAAGAAAAATAACACTATCGCAAATAGCCCAAATGCTTGTATGCATTCTATTTGGCTATATGATTGACTTTAACTTAAGTTTTATTGATTTCATCAATCCAACAATGTATATAAGTCAATGGATCTTGCTTATAGTAAGCTGTCTTGTTCTTGCATTCGGGCTTGTCATTGAAGTAAAGTCAGACATTACAATGCTCCCTGGAGACGGTGCTGTAGTGGCAATAGGTGAAGTGCTTAACAAGGATTGGGGTAAGGTCAAGCCATTTTTCGATGTTACAGTTGTAAGCATAGGTGTCATTTTGGCATTGGTATTCATAGGCCACCTTGAGGGGGTTCGTGAAGGAACCATTTTTTCAGCTATTACAGTTGGTTTCATCATTCAGTTTTACAATAAGGCTTTCGGATACAAGCTAGATAATTACTTAGAGAAATAA